A window of the Theileria parva strain Muguga chromosome 2, complete sequence, whole genome shotgun sequence genome harbors these coding sequences:
- a CDS encoding tubulin subunit beta, protein MREIVHIQAGQCGNQIGAKFWEVISDEHGIDSSGIYHGDSDLQLERIDVFYNEATGGRYVPRAVLVDLEPGTMDSVRSGTYGELFRPDNFVFGQSGAGNNWAKGHYTEGAELVDSVLDVVRKEAENCDCLQGFQVTHSLGGGTGSGMGTLLISKIREEFPDRIMETFSVFPSPKVSDTVVEPYNATLSVHQLVENSDEVQVIDNEALYDICFRTLKLTTPTYGDLNHLVSAAMSGVTCSLRFPGQLNSDLRKLAVNLIPFPRLHFFMIGFAPLTSRGSQQYRALTVAELTQQMFDAKNMMCASDPRRGRYLTACAMFRGRMSTKEVDEQMSNVQNKNSSYFVEWIPHNTKSSVCDIPPKGLKMSVTFVGNSTAIQDMFKRVSEQFTAMFRRKAFLHWYTGEGMDEMEFTEAESNMNDLVSEYQQYQEATTNDDDDDLDYE, encoded by the exons ATGAGAGAGATCGTACACATTCAAGCTGGTCAATGTGGTAACCAAATTGGTGCCAAATTTTGGGAAGTCATATCTGACGAGCATGGCATAGATTCC AGCGGTATATACCACGGTGACTCAGACCTTCAGTTGGAGCGGATTGACGTCTTCTACAACGAAGCCACCGGAGGAAGATATGTACCAAGAGCAGTTTTGGTGGATCTAGAGCCCGGTACTATGGACTCGGTAAGATCAGGCACCTACGGCGAGCTCTTCAGGCCAGACAACTTCGTCTTCGGACAATCTGGAGCAGGAAACAACTGGGCCAAGGGTCACTACACAGAGGGAGCTGAGCTTGTCGACTCAGTCTTAGATGTCGTGAGAAAGGAGGCAGAGAACTGTGACTGCTTACAAGGATTCCAAGTAACACACTCACTTGGAGGAGGTACCGGATCAGGTATGGGAACACTATTGATCAGCAAGATCAGAGAAGAGTTCCCAGACAGAATCATGGAGACCTTTTCAGTATTCCCAAGTCCCAAGGTCAGTGACACTGTCGTCGAGCCCTACAACGCAACACTCTCAGTTCACCAACTCGTCGAGAACAGTGACGAGGTCCAGGTCATAGATAACGAGGCCTTGTACGACATTTGCTTCAGAACCCTGAAGCTCACCACTCCAACCTACGGAGACTTAAATCATCTCGTTTCAGCCGCAATGAGTGGTGTCACCTGCTCACTCAGGTTCCCAGGACAACTAAACTCCGATTTACGTAAACTGGCTGTCAACTTGATCCCATTCCCAAGGCTCCACTTCTTCATGATTGGTTTCGCACCACTCACCAGCAGAGGAAGCCAGCAATACAGAGCACTCACCGTCGCAGAGCTCACCCAGCAGATGTTCGACGCCAAGAATATGATGTGCGCCAGTGACCCAAGAAGAGGCCGCTACTTGACAGCATGCGCCATGTTCAGAGGAAGAATGAGCACCAAGGAAGTCGACGAGCAGATGAGCAATGTTCAGAACAAGAACAGCAGCTACTTCGTCGAGTGGATCCCACACAACACCAAGTCCAGTGTTTGTGACATCCCACCAAAGGGACTTAAGATGTCAGTTACCTTCGTCGGTAACTCGACGGCAATCCAAGATATGTTCAAGAGGGTTTCTGAGCAATTTACGGCCATGTTCAGGAGAAAGGCCTTCTTGCATTGGTATACAGGAGAGGGTATGGACGAGATGGAATTTACAGAAGCAGAATCTAACATGAACGACCTGGTTTCAGAGTACCAACAGTACCAAGAAGCCACAACCAATGACGACGATGACGACCTTGACTATGAATGa
- a CDS encoding Protein kinase domain protein: MVGGLEPSENSDIVPSPVIEELEGTSRPAIKRKPNVRSVLSESFKYRHNINLYRVRKHQKHGHQNLPRDMSQVPNNPNDHQNIEHIIISDDDQKDVNKPEDKGEMDGLNDETDVPLDQNEVEMSCTPKPNAVNQYMYSSNSTTNTSNATNNAVHNDILNVVNNQVTGITNSGGGTRLVRKEITKLGRLELLSNIESYVHVNFSNYRQFYDRVGPIRLTSPLSEGLKSNHVDISLWNDPGTQLISQNSSKRKVYNIFWLPKIFSNIALRAAIKLVEDCNIRDGRSIKREIECHLYMYQRFQAFSRSKNSSSLILQDDWPTVEILGYYLDKKDPGQSVLISRKLTGPDFFYIIRSENNSSFAKKITPIYEFNKLDWCITALNRIAQFGSVGIRHNDIKPDNIVLDVYFDQGVKKVDVKVIDLGAASMEFTKEFTGGTPWYESPEQKLLEYYTKKNRNNEMASKVTIDVSSDAWGAGLSIVEVLTGKRVVDYIKQPYGIGLLNFKGVPADSNPFTDSNGENIGVNYLWWNVDEYWEVSPEVWVQEAKKVLGLTCTKCSPVNGAESYNNTGELYENIQITQRTNFDTSTGRDGRDEFHEFYYCNICNSRFDGNVKENICKTVARYVFNSLVVIDPKKRKNVQEVSNQLRLFVTKAISYYL; this comes from the exons ATGGTTGGAGGTCTTGAACCCAGCGAAAATTCGGATATCGTCCCCTCGCCAGTCATCGAGGAACTGGAGGGGACCTCAAGACCAGCCATAAAGAGAAAACCCAATGTCAGAAGTGTTTTATCAGAGAGCTTTAAGTATCGtcataatataaatttatacagAGTAAGGAAGCACCAAAAACACGGTCATCAGAACTTGCCAAGAGATATGAGCCAGGTTCCAAATAACCCCAATGATCATCAGAACATCGAGCACATTATCATTTCAGACGACGATCAGAAGGATGTGAACAAACCTGAGGATAAAGGTGAGATGGACGGCTTGAATGACGAGACTGATGTTCCACTGGATCAAAACGAGGTGGAAATGAGTTGTACACCTAAACCAAACGCAGTTAATCAATACATGTATTCTTCTAATTCTACAACGAATACAAGCAACGCAACAAATAATGCAGTTCACaatgatattttaaatgtagTTAACAATCAAGTTACTGGAATCACCAACTCTGGAGGTGGAACCAGATTAGTTAGAAAGGAGATAACGAAACTGGGCAGACTAGAGCTCTTAAGTAACATTGAGAGTTACGTTCACGTGAACTTCTCAAATTATCGTCAGTTCTACGACAGAGTGGGCCCAATAAGACTCACAAGTCCTCTCAGTGAGGGCCTTAAGAGTAACCATGTGGATATTAGTCTTTGGAACGACCCAGGGACCCAGCTTATATCCCAAAACTCATCCAAGAGGAAAGTCTACAACATCTTTTGGCTCCCTAAAATCTTTTCAAACATCGCCCTGAGAGCCGCCATTAAGCTTGTGGAGGACTGTAACATAAGGGACGGGAGGAGTATTAAGAGAGAGATTGAGTGTCACCTGTACATGTACCAGAGGTTTCAGGCCTTTTCAAGGTCCAAGAACTCTTCCTCTTTAATACTCCAGGATGACTGGCCGACAGTTGAGATTCTAGGCTACTACCTGGACAAGAAAGATCCCGGCCAATCAGTATTAATTTCGAGGAAACTGACag ggCCCGACTTCTTTTACATTATAAGGTCTGAGAACAACAGCAGCTTCGCAAAGAAGATAACCCCAATTTACGAGTTTAACAAGCTGGATTGGTGTATCACAGCCCTTAACAGGATAGCACAGTTCGGCTCTGTTGGAATACGCCACAACGACATCAAGCCAGACAACATAGTCCTCGACGTCTACTTTGACCAAGGTGTCAAGAAAGTTGATGTTAAAGTTATTGATTTGG gaGCTGCCAGTATGGAGTTTACTAAAGAGTTTACAGGAGGAACGCCATGGTATGAGTCGCCAGAGCAGAAACTTCTGGAATATTACACTAAAAAGAACAGAAATAATGAAATGGCGAGTAAAGTTACCATTGATGTTAGCAGTGATGCCTGGGGAGCAGGGCTGTCAATTGTAGAAGTTTTAACAGGGAAGAGAGTAGTAGATTACATTAAGCAGCCGTACGGGATAGGGTTGTTGAACTTTAAGGGAGTACCAGCTGACTCAAACCCATTTACAGACTCCAATGGTGAGAATATTGGAGTTAATTATCTGTGGTGGAACGTGGATGAGTACTGGGAAGTAAGTCCTGAGGTGTGGGTACAGGAAGCTAAAAAGGTGCTTGGATTAACCTGCACCAAATGCAGTCCTGTAAACGGAGCAGAGTCCTATAACAACACAGGAGAACTCTATGAAAACATCCAAATTACCCAGAGAACGAATTTTGATACGAGTACTGGAAGGGATGGAAGAGACGAGTTTCATgagttttattattgtaaCATTTGCAACTCAAGATTCGATGGGAATGTCAAGGAAAACATCTGCAAAACGGTCGCAAGATACGTGTTTAACAGCCTGGTTGTTATAGACCCGAAGAAGAGGAAAAACGTGCAGGAAGTGTCAAACCAGCTGAGGCTATTTGTAACAAAGGCAATATCATACTACTTGTAG
- the rcd1 gene encoding Cell differentiation protein rcd1, whose product MTIGNFSYMPESSESINSLRTDSQMINHQISIVSTSRPVVSQIQQNSEKILPHLLHQLILDLSIPEKREYALIELSKQRENYPDLAILLWHSFGTVATLLYEIVSVYHYLYPLTISMADSTKASNSLSLLQCIASHPQTRHHFLSAHIPLFLYPFLNTASKSRRIEYLKLTCLGVIGALVKSDDEEVIVFLLETEIIPLCLRIMETGSDISKTVSIFIVQKILMDDRGLAYVCATAERFYAVTSVLNNMVMGLLESPSRRILKHIVRSYLRLSDNTRARDALRKCLPEPLRKIDPSFYPCLKEEPMLKKWLLQLICNTEPIDENHPM is encoded by the exons atgaccATTGGTAATTTCAGTTATATGCCTGAATCCAGTGAGTCTATAAACTCCCTCCGTACGGATTCGCAAATGATAAACCACCAAATCTCAATCGTATCAACCTCTAGGCCGGTGGTTTCACAAATACAGCAAAATAgtgaaaaaatattacCACATTTGTTGCACCAACTGATTTTAGATTTGTCGATACCAGAAAAGAGAGAGTATGCCCTAATAGAACTGAGTAAGCAGCGTGAAAACTACCCTGATTTGGCAATTCTACTTTGGCACTCATTCGGTACTGTAGCAACTCTTTTATATGAAATTGTTTCTGTATA CCATTATTTATATCCGCTAACTATTTCAATGGCTGACTCGACGAAGGCATCGAACTCTTTATCGCTTTTACAATGTATCGCATCACATCCACAGACGAGACATCATTTTCTAAGTG CTCACATTCCTTTATTTTTGTATCCATTTCTAAACACTGCGTCAAAGAGCAGAAGAATAGAGTACCTCAAGCTTACGTGCCTTGGGGTTATAGGAGCACTCGTAAAg AgtgatgatgaagaagtCATAGTTTTTTTACTCGAAACTGAAATTATTCCTCTGTGCCTGCGAATAATGGAGACAGGCTCTGACATTTCAAAGAcg gtgTCGATTTTTATAGTTCAGAAGATACTCATGGACGACCGAGGTCTCGCCTACGTTTGCGCAACCGCGGAGCGTTTCTATGCAGTAACTTCCGTGTTAAATAACATGGTCATGGGCCTGCTGGAAAGCCCATCGAGAAGAATCCTGAAGCATATCGTAAGGTCATATTTGCGTCTATCGGACAACACGAGGGCGCGGGACGCTCTCCGTAAATGCCTGCCGGAACCCTTGAGGAAAAT TGATCCATCATTTTATCCATGCCTTAAGGAGGAGCCGATGCTCAAGAAGTGGCTTCTGCAACTCATATGTAACACGGAGCCCATTGACGAGAATCATCCAATGtaa